A single window of Archangium lipolyticum DNA harbors:
- a CDS encoding DUF1826 domain-containing protein yields MPLSAPRPTLDSCVTVSEAADLVVIFEKHVNLCVWERPVDETLAQWLREVCATHDFLEVRQAQVEDAELGGLLSPLSESPGRARFQQELAGLVELYADLFGAERVGLRLGTLDAPMCPRFHVDRVGVRMLCTYAGPGTEYLEERDARRARLGAPAEGNGETDGIARPGAVTRHLAPFAVGLLKGEAWPDNEGYGVVHRSPPGSERRLLLSVDLL; encoded by the coding sequence ATGCCTCTGTCCGCCCCCCGCCCCACCCTGGACTCCTGCGTCACCGTGAGTGAAGCGGCCGACCTGGTCGTCATCTTCGAAAAGCACGTCAACCTCTGCGTCTGGGAGCGCCCCGTGGACGAAACGCTCGCCCAGTGGCTGAGAGAGGTCTGCGCCACCCATGACTTCCTCGAGGTGAGACAGGCGCAGGTGGAAGACGCGGAGCTGGGAGGTCTGCTGTCGCCGCTGTCCGAGTCGCCCGGCCGCGCACGCTTCCAGCAGGAGCTGGCCGGACTCGTGGAGTTGTACGCGGACCTCTTCGGCGCGGAACGCGTGGGGCTGCGGCTGGGCACGCTCGATGCGCCCATGTGTCCCCGCTTCCATGTGGACCGGGTGGGTGTGCGTATGTTGTGCACCTACGCGGGCCCGGGCACCGAGTACCTCGAGGAGCGTGACGCACGGCGGGCGCGTCTGGGCGCCCCCGCGGAGGGCAACGGGGAGACGGACGGCATCGCCCGGCCGGGCGCGGTGACGCGGCACCTCGCTCCTTTCGCCGTGGGGCTTCTCAAGGGCGAGGCCTGGCCCGACAACGAGGGGTATGGCGTGGTCCACCGCTCCCCGCCCGGCTCCGAGCGCCGGTTGCTCCTGTCCGTGGATCTCCTCTAA
- the cobT gene encoding nicotinate-nucleotide--dimethylbenzimidazole phosphoribosyltransferase, producing the protein MGARIPGLDLVAAQRARDRQSRLTKPAGSLGMLEEVAVKLAGLQGTPLPRSRPAAALLFAADHAVTRHGVSPYPSAVTAAMVENFLRGGAASSVLCRQLGVPLRVVDVGVTRPPAFLSDKGISFRRDPVADEPGGDLRVEDAMSEATFRRALAAGAVEVDALPDDVRLVVLGEMGIGNTTVAAAVAALLLGRKAEEMVGRGTGVDDAGLTRKVEVVRDAVRRLEGAGPERAVQSAGGRDIAALVGAAGRAIERRMAVLVDGFIVSVAMLALERMAPGAREWMVFAHRSAEAGHQRVLEALGARPLLDLGLRLGEGSGALTALPLVDAACALHANMATFEEAGVPDKGRG; encoded by the coding sequence ATGGGTGCTCGGATTCCGGGGCTGGACCTGGTGGCGGCGCAGCGTGCGCGGGACAGGCAGTCCCGCCTCACCAAGCCCGCGGGCAGCCTGGGGATGTTGGAGGAGGTGGCGGTGAAGCTGGCCGGCCTGCAGGGCACACCGCTGCCCCGGAGCCGGCCCGCGGCGGCGCTCCTCTTCGCCGCCGATCATGCCGTCACCCGTCACGGCGTCTCGCCCTACCCCTCGGCCGTCACCGCGGCCATGGTGGAGAACTTCCTGCGGGGAGGCGCGGCGTCCAGCGTCCTGTGCCGGCAACTGGGGGTACCGCTGCGCGTGGTGGACGTGGGAGTGACGCGGCCGCCCGCGTTCCTCTCCGACAAGGGCATCTCCTTCCGGCGTGATCCGGTGGCGGACGAGCCAGGGGGAGACCTGCGGGTGGAGGATGCGATGAGCGAGGCCACCTTCCGGCGTGCGCTGGCGGCGGGGGCCGTGGAGGTGGACGCGCTCCCGGACGATGTCCGGCTGGTGGTGCTGGGAGAGATGGGCATCGGCAACACCACGGTGGCGGCGGCAGTGGCGGCGCTCCTGCTCGGACGGAAGGCGGAGGAGATGGTGGGCCGGGGCACGGGGGTGGACGACGCGGGCCTGACGCGCAAGGTGGAGGTGGTGCGCGATGCGGTACGGCGGCTCGAGGGCGCGGGTCCCGAGCGAGCCGTCCAGTCCGCCGGAGGAAGGGACATCGCGGCCCTGGTGGGCGCGGCGGGGCGGGCCATCGAGCGGCGCATGGCCGTGCTGGTGGACGGCTTCATCGTCTCGGTGGCCATGCTGGCCCTGGAGCGGATGGCCCCAGGGGCGAGGGAATGGATGGTGTTCGCCCATCGCTCGGCCGAAGCGGGCCACCAGCGCGTGCTGGAGGCACTGGGCGCACGCCCCCTGCTGGACCTGGGGTTGCGGCTTGGTGAGGGCAGTGGCGCACTGACGGCATTGCCACTGGTGGACGCCGCGTGCGCGCTGCACGCGAACATGGCCACCTTCGAGGAAGCCGGGGTACCAGACAAGGGGCGGGGCTGA
- a CDS encoding thrombospondin type 3 repeat-containing protein: MSYTKPRPPMRSAGYVRLSALAALLLTSAALAQPTGVPQFELERLELNPNGRGSLVMGTGELLPAGGFRLSLLGHYEKDPLVLYADENPVGAVVGDRAMAHLLVAWAPLRWLELGLQVPLVVWQRGDDLSAQGISAPAQTGLSTPSVNVRVGLLSQRREAPLDLAVDLGVGLPVGSVETLSRDSTFRFSPKVMLGRRFGLIRAGVEAGAMVRPTVTLINDETVQDEVGNEVRLGAVLATTGSGLRGELNVRGTLPLTRQPKSLEVLAGVRLPLSSLMEAYALGGPGFGDTPGTPSFRVLLGVAFGGSEPPDSGPRDDDGDGVPNSEDKCPNEPGPAERKGCPVKDTDGDGLDDSVDRCPREPGPAENQGCAGEKDTDGDGVADSEDKCPKEPGLAADQGCPVKDRDGDGIDDAADKCPREAGPAARQGCPVKDTDGDGVVDERDLCPTEAGLVELRGCPPRDTDGDNVSDHLDNCPKEKGVESNHGCPPQQEQLVAIQKGKLEIKQAVFFATNKAIIQRRSFKMLDQIARVIQQHPEIDKIIIEGHTDNVGNADVNRKLSLARAESVRDYLVKKGVEPSRLEARGYGPDRPLLPNKTSRGRAANRRVAFTIVNPDSEQ; encoded by the coding sequence ATGAGCTACACGAAGCCGCGCCCGCCGATGCGTTCGGCGGGGTACGTGCGTCTGTCCGCCCTTGCCGCCTTGTTGCTCACCTCGGCGGCGCTCGCCCAACCCACGGGCGTACCGCAATTCGAGCTGGAGCGCCTGGAGCTGAACCCCAACGGCCGGGGCTCGCTGGTGATGGGAACTGGCGAGTTGCTGCCCGCGGGAGGATTCCGCCTCTCGCTCCTGGGGCACTACGAGAAGGATCCCCTCGTTCTCTACGCGGATGAGAATCCGGTGGGAGCGGTGGTGGGCGACCGCGCCATGGCGCACCTGCTGGTGGCCTGGGCTCCGCTCCGGTGGCTGGAGCTGGGCCTCCAGGTGCCCCTGGTGGTCTGGCAGCGGGGAGACGACCTCAGCGCCCAGGGCATCTCCGCTCCGGCCCAGACGGGTCTCTCCACGCCCTCGGTGAACGTGCGGGTGGGGCTGCTCTCGCAGCGGCGGGAGGCTCCATTGGACCTGGCGGTCGACCTGGGCGTGGGGCTGCCCGTGGGCAGCGTGGAGACGCTCTCGCGGGACAGCACCTTCCGGTTCTCTCCCAAGGTGATGCTGGGCCGGCGTTTCGGTCTGATCCGGGCCGGTGTGGAGGCGGGCGCGATGGTGCGGCCCACGGTCACGCTCATCAATGACGAGACCGTCCAGGACGAGGTGGGCAACGAGGTGCGCCTGGGCGCGGTCCTCGCCACCACGGGTAGCGGGCTGCGCGGAGAGCTCAACGTGCGCGGCACGCTGCCGCTCACCCGTCAGCCGAAGTCCCTGGAGGTGCTGGCCGGCGTACGGCTGCCGCTGAGCAGCCTGATGGAGGCCTACGCGCTGGGAGGACCCGGCTTCGGTGATACGCCGGGCACGCCCTCGTTCCGCGTGCTGCTCGGCGTGGCCTTTGGCGGCTCCGAGCCCCCGGACTCCGGGCCGCGCGATGACGACGGCGACGGCGTGCCGAATAGCGAGGACAAGTGCCCCAACGAGCCGGGCCCGGCCGAGCGCAAGGGCTGCCCGGTGAAGGACACGGATGGCGACGGCCTCGACGACTCCGTGGACAGGTGCCCGCGGGAGCCGGGCCCGGCCGAGAACCAGGGCTGCGCCGGGGAGAAGGACACGGACGGGGATGGCGTCGCGGACTCTGAGGACAAGTGCCCCAAGGAGCCGGGTCTGGCCGCGGACCAGGGCTGCCCGGTGAAGGACCGGGATGGCGACGGCATCGACGACGCCGCGGACAAGTGCCCCCGGGAAGCGGGCCCGGCCGCGCGTCAGGGCTGCCCGGTGAAGGACACGGATGGCGACGGCGTCGTGGATGAGCGTGACCTCTGCCCGACGGAGGCCGGTCTGGTGGAGCTCCGCGGCTGCCCGCCGAGGGACACGGACGGCGACAACGTGTCGGACCACCTGGACAACTGCCCCAAGGAGAAGGGCGTGGAAAGCAACCACGGCTGCCCGCCGCAGCAGGAGCAGCTCGTGGCCATCCAGAAGGGCAAGCTGGAGATCAAGCAGGCGGTGTTCTTCGCCACCAACAAGGCGATCATCCAGCGCCGCTCCTTCAAGATGCTGGATCAGATCGCCCGGGTCATCCAGCAGCACCCGGAGATCGACAAGATCATCATCGAGGGCCACACCGACAACGTCGGCAACGCGGACGTCAACCGCAAGCTGTCGCTGGCGCGTGCGGAGTCGGTGAGGGACTACCTGGTGAAGAAGGGCGTGGAGCCCTCGCGTCTGGAGGCGAGGGGCTACGGGCCCGATCGTCCCCTCCTGCCGAACAAGACGTCCAGGGGCCGTGCGGCCAACCGCCGCGTGGCGTTCACCATCGTCAACCCCGACAGCGAGCAGTAG
- the tpx gene encoding thiol peroxidase — MAKITLKGNPVQTEGNLPAVGSTAPDVTLTGLDLTDKKLSSIPGKRVLNIFPSVDTGVCATSVRTFNKRATEKPNVTVINVSMDLPFALKRFCGAEGIEKALSFSGFRSDFGKQFGVTLKEGGLAGLYSRAVVVLDESGKILYTEQVPEIGQEPNYDAALAKL; from the coding sequence ATGGCCAAGATCACCCTGAAGGGCAACCCGGTCCAGACCGAGGGCAACCTGCCCGCCGTGGGCAGCACGGCGCCGGACGTCACGCTCACGGGTCTCGACCTCACCGACAAGAAGCTCTCGTCCATTCCCGGCAAGCGCGTGCTCAACATCTTCCCCAGCGTCGATACCGGTGTCTGCGCGACGTCGGTGCGCACGTTCAACAAGCGCGCGACCGAGAAGCCGAACGTCACCGTGATCAACGTCTCGATGGACCTGCCGTTCGCGCTCAAGCGCTTCTGCGGCGCCGAGGGCATCGAGAAGGCGCTGAGCTTCTCGGGCTTCCGTAGCGACTTCGGCAAGCAGTTCGGCGTGACCCTCAAGGAGGGAGGGCTGGCGGGCCTCTATTCGCGCGCGGTCGTCGTGCTCGATGAGAGCGGCAAGATCCTCTACACCGAACAGGTGCCCGAGATCGGCCAGGAGCCCAACTACGACGCGGCCCTCGCGAAGCTGTAG
- the rpsN gene encoding 30S ribosomal protein S14: protein MAKTSKVAKNEQRKALVAKYAAKRAALKELIRTAGDLETRVRAQTELAKLPRDANPNRVVNRCAFTGRPRGFLRRFGMSRIAFRDKALAGEIVGVTKSSW from the coding sequence ATGGCGAAGACGAGCAAGGTGGCGAAGAACGAACAGCGCAAGGCGCTGGTCGCGAAGTACGCGGCGAAGAGGGCCGCACTGAAGGAGCTCATCCGCACGGCGGGCGACCTCGAGACGCGGGTGCGGGCGCAGACGGAGCTGGCGAAGCTGCCGCGCGACGCCAACCCCAACCGGGTGGTCAACCGGTGCGCCTTCACGGGCCGCCCCCGTGGATTCCTGCGCCGCTTCGGCATGTCGCGCATCGCCTTCCGCGACAAGGCACTGGCGGGGGAAATCGTCGGCGTCACCAAGTCGAGCTGGTGA
- the agmC gene encoding adventurous gliding motility protein AgmC, translated as MKTPFMKKWLAAALCVLALGATAARAEHDTFGIGTGRDGALVVSTSGTFINSYAPVTAALAVGNTSITIGACTGVSPCFTAGDLVMVYQTASLEQVPPVDLGNSPVGRWEFARLASATGSTLELTAPLVYAYAANVTQVIRVPEYSNVTINSGQSITAPAWNGSTGGIVAFLANGSVNNSGQIAASGLGFRGGQYVIDPSGSRGCTTEDEPAPSGAQKGEGIGSSRFGPTQTGRSNVANGAGGGICLKSGGGGGGNGGAGGQGGRSESGAEVGGRGGAALTYSALTHFTFGGGGGAGHGSTNTGVAGGSGGGAIFIRANQLTGTGSISASGNLGGTSASDGGGGGGAGGAIYLRFVRTADCGSVLATGGIGGNVNAPRVGPGGGGGGGRVLIQAAPGGTCNVFANGAAPGIQQDPVEQSYGAQPGSIGATTVIPTGLIVPTPPTVVTPANGSITSNRRPPITGTATANVEVIIYLDGNEIGRTTSNAAGNYTFTPTTDLADGSHTVYAVAEVEALRSLKSTTNTFTVDTAPPETEIVSGPSGFTRELNATFEFRSNEQNVTYECRLDGATSFTTCPSPVTFSNLTVGAHTLEVRARDAAGNVDETPATRTFRITEADLSLLGSGYGCSSTGRDTSLVLMGLGAFAALARRRRRN; from the coding sequence ATGAAAACTCCATTCATGAAGAAGTGGCTCGCGGCCGCGCTGTGCGTGCTGGCCCTCGGAGCGACGGCGGCACGGGCCGAACACGACACGTTCGGGATCGGCACGGGAAGAGACGGGGCGCTCGTGGTGTCGACGAGCGGCACCTTCATCAACAGCTATGCCCCGGTGACGGCGGCGCTGGCGGTGGGGAACACCTCCATCACGATCGGAGCCTGCACCGGAGTGTCCCCGTGCTTCACGGCCGGAGATCTGGTGATGGTGTACCAGACGGCCAGCCTCGAGCAGGTGCCTCCCGTCGACCTCGGCAACAGCCCGGTGGGGCGTTGGGAATTCGCGAGGCTGGCCTCGGCAACGGGATCGACCCTGGAGCTGACGGCACCGCTCGTCTACGCGTACGCGGCGAACGTGACCCAGGTCATCCGGGTGCCCGAGTACAGCAACGTCACCATCAACTCCGGCCAGAGCATCACGGCCCCTGCATGGAATGGGAGCACGGGCGGTATCGTCGCGTTCCTGGCCAATGGCTCCGTGAACAACAGTGGGCAGATCGCCGCCAGCGGCCTCGGTTTTCGTGGAGGCCAGTACGTCATCGATCCCTCCGGGTCGCGAGGCTGCACAACAGAGGATGAGCCAGCCCCCTCGGGTGCACAGAAGGGCGAGGGCATCGGAAGCTCGCGGTTCGGCCCCACACAGACCGGGCGCAGTAACGTGGCCAATGGTGCTGGAGGCGGCATCTGCCTCAAGTCGGGAGGAGGAGGTGGTGGCAATGGCGGGGCGGGCGGTCAGGGAGGACGCTCGGAGAGCGGAGCCGAGGTTGGAGGAAGAGGGGGCGCGGCGCTGACCTACTCGGCATTGACCCACTTCACCTTCGGAGGAGGTGGTGGAGCCGGCCATGGCTCCACCAACACGGGCGTGGCCGGAGGGTCTGGGGGTGGCGCCATCTTCATCCGGGCCAATCAACTCACGGGTACGGGCAGCATCAGCGCCTCGGGTAACCTGGGCGGTACCTCGGCCTCGGATGGAGGCGGTGGTGGTGGCGCGGGTGGAGCTATCTACCTGCGCTTCGTCAGGACAGCCGATTGCGGTTCGGTTCTCGCCACTGGCGGCATCGGTGGCAACGTGAACGCCCCACGGGTGGGTCCTGGTGGTGGTGGCGGAGGAGGGCGGGTGCTGATCCAGGCCGCTCCGGGAGGCACCTGCAACGTCTTCGCTAACGGTGCCGCACCCGGCATCCAACAGGATCCTGTGGAACAGTCCTACGGCGCTCAGCCGGGCAGCATCGGCGCCACCACGGTGATACCGACCGGGTTGATCGTGCCGACTCCCCCCACGGTGGTCACGCCGGCCAACGGCAGCATCACCAGCAACCGCCGTCCCCCCATCACGGGCACGGCTACTGCCAACGTCGAGGTGATCATCTACCTCGACGGGAACGAGATCGGCCGGACGACGTCCAATGCCGCCGGCAATTATACCTTCACTCCGACCACGGACCTGGCCGACGGCAGCCACACGGTGTATGCCGTCGCGGAGGTGGAGGCACTGCGGAGTCTCAAGAGCACCACCAACACCTTCACCGTGGACACAGCACCGCCGGAAACCGAGATCGTCTCCGGCCCGTCAGGCTTCACCCGGGAGCTGAACGCGACATTCGAATTCAGATCGAATGAGCAGAACGTAACCTACGAGTGCCGCCTGGATGGGGCGACCTCCTTCACCACGTGCCCCTCGCCTGTCACCTTCAGCAACCTGACCGTGGGGGCGCACACCTTGGAGGTGCGAGCCCGAGATGCAGCGGGCAACGTGGACGAAACCCCGGCCACTCGGACCTTCCGCATCACCGAGGCCGACCTCTCCCTGCTGGGCAGTGGTTACGGCTGCTCGAGCACGGGGCGGGACACCTCGTTGGTCCTGATGGGCCTGGGCGCGTTCGCCGCGCTGGCCCGCCGCCGGCGCCGCAACTAA
- a CDS encoding adenosylcobinamide-GDP ribazoletransferase, with translation MRFPPVLRGARAAFAFYTRIPVGGFPYEPADWQWASGWFPLVGTCLGGLLALVWLAVERAGPLAAAALVVGVGMLLTGAFHEDGLADTADALGGAYERTRLFEILKDSRIGSFGASALIVVLVLRIALLARLQTIAPLALVLTGCLARTPPIWLMMTLPYVTSEATSRSRTVARITGAQAMLATACPVLLMGAFLWKDWLEVTTAWALLAAAGLTALVCGWRFRVRAGGITGDFLGATQQVGECALLLVLALARGEGP, from the coding sequence ATGCGATTTCCTCCCGTGCTTCGGGGAGCCCGCGCGGCGTTCGCCTTCTACACCCGCATTCCCGTCGGGGGTTTTCCCTATGAGCCGGCCGACTGGCAGTGGGCCTCGGGGTGGTTTCCCCTCGTGGGCACCTGCCTCGGTGGGCTGCTGGCCCTGGTGTGGCTGGCCGTCGAGCGCGCCGGTCCTCTCGCAGCCGCTGCGCTGGTGGTGGGGGTGGGGATGCTTCTCACGGGGGCCTTCCACGAAGACGGCCTGGCGGATACCGCCGATGCGCTCGGGGGGGCCTACGAGCGCACGCGCCTCTTCGAGATCCTCAAGGACAGCCGCATCGGCTCCTTCGGCGCGTCGGCGCTGATCGTCGTGCTGGTGCTGCGCATCGCGCTGCTGGCGCGACTCCAGACGATCGCCCCCCTGGCCCTCGTGCTCACCGGGTGCCTGGCCCGGACACCACCCATCTGGCTGATGATGACCCTCCCCTACGTGACGAGCGAGGCGACCTCGCGCAGCCGGACGGTGGCACGCATCACCGGAGCCCAGGCGATGCTGGCCACGGCCTGTCCCGTCCTGCTGATGGGGGCGTTCCTGTGGAAGGACTGGCTGGAGGTAACCACCGCGTGGGCGCTCCTGGCGGCCGCCGGCCTCACCGCGCTCGTGTGCGGCTGGCGGTTCCGGGTGCGGGCGGGCGGCATCACCGGGGACTTCCTCGGGGCCACGCAGCAGGTGGGCGAATGCGCGCTCCTGCTCGTCCTGGCGCTGGCTCGCGGCGAGGGGCCCTGA
- a CDS encoding cytochrome P450, whose amino-acid sequence MSGRINLLAPEFLANPYPVFAAMRRDTPVCQVEPGGLWAVTRYADVVHVLKNPHLFSSEGLARSMEPPWLGYNPLARSLLVMDPPRHGRSRSLVSRAFTPAAIAQLEPFLRTTAERLVDEMLERQEVDFMRALALPLPAAAIGYLLGLDASIHSHLKVWSDHLAIISAISTTDLERQQQVQHSIQEMEGYLKEVVERRRRQPGNDLVSALLEARVEGEALSEAELMNFLFALLAAGLETTTNLLGNVALLLADRPEILERLRAEPGLFASFIEEVLRYESPAQSTFRLTTTEVELGGVKLPPYSVLILLLNSACRDEQYLPDGDRFVLGRQELVNIPFGHGIHFCLGAPLARLEARVALEALLPRIRGLSRGPEAPRWQTSIQVRGLVQLPVRVVPA is encoded by the coding sequence TTGAGTGGACGCATCAATCTGCTGGCTCCCGAGTTCCTGGCCAATCCCTATCCCGTCTTCGCCGCGATGCGGCGCGACACCCCGGTGTGTCAGGTGGAGCCGGGAGGGCTGTGGGCCGTCACCCGCTACGCGGATGTCGTGCACGTGCTCAAGAACCCCCACCTCTTCTCCTCCGAGGGGCTCGCGCGCTCCATGGAGCCACCCTGGCTGGGATACAACCCGCTGGCCCGCTCCCTGCTGGTGATGGACCCGCCCCGGCACGGACGGTCCAGGTCGCTCGTCAGCCGCGCCTTCACTCCCGCGGCCATCGCCCAGCTCGAGCCCTTCCTCCGCACCACTGCAGAGCGGCTCGTCGACGAGATGCTGGAGCGCCAGGAGGTGGATTTCATGCGGGCACTGGCCCTTCCCCTGCCCGCGGCCGCCATCGGTTATCTGCTGGGGCTGGATGCTTCGATCCATTCGCACTTGAAGGTCTGGTCCGATCATCTCGCCATCATCAGCGCCATCTCCACGACGGACCTCGAGCGGCAGCAGCAGGTCCAGCACTCCATCCAGGAGATGGAGGGCTACCTGAAGGAGGTCGTGGAGCGACGCCGCCGTCAGCCCGGCAACGACCTGGTGAGCGCGCTGCTCGAGGCCCGGGTGGAGGGCGAGGCGCTCTCGGAAGCGGAGCTGATGAACTTCCTCTTCGCGCTCCTGGCGGCAGGCCTGGAGACGACCACCAACCTGCTGGGCAACGTGGCCCTCCTCCTGGCGGATCGCCCCGAAATCCTGGAGCGTCTGCGGGCCGAGCCGGGCCTGTTCGCCTCCTTCATCGAGGAGGTGCTGCGCTACGAGTCTCCGGCCCAATCCACCTTCCGGTTGACGACGACGGAAGTGGAGCTGGGCGGCGTGAAGCTGCCTCCGTATTCCGTGCTCATCCTGCTGCTGAACTCGGCCTGCCGGGACGAGCAGTACCTCCCAGACGGGGATCGCTTCGTGCTCGGACGCCAGGAACTGGTCAACATCCCCTTCGGGCACGGCATCCATTTCTGCCTGGGTGCGCCCCTGGCCCGGTTGGAGGCACGCGTGGCGTTGGAGGCGCTGCTGCCGCGCATCCGGGGTCTGTCTCGCGGGCCAGAGGCGCCGCGGTGGCAGACGTCCATCCAGGTTCGCGGGCTCGTGCAACTGCCCGTGCGGGTGGTTCCGGCCTGA
- the infC gene encoding translation initiation factor IF-3, translating to MIRDQRSSRGGSRDQRTNRRIRAREVRVVGADGSQLGVMPLEAALERARSEGLDLVEISPMASPPVCKLMDYGKFKYEEKKKASESKRAQLKVELKEVKLRPKTEEHDYEFKVRNMRRFIEDGNKAKVVIQFRGREITHREQGTAILEDVAKDLKDVAVIEQAPRMEGRLMFMILAPTPKVAQRARELARQAALSAKRTSNTEKSEPASAPEASVQDAPSPAP from the coding sequence ATCATTCGCGACCAGAGAAGCAGCCGCGGCGGTAGCCGCGACCAGAGAACCAACCGCCGTATCCGCGCTCGCGAGGTTCGCGTCGTGGGAGCCGATGGCTCGCAGCTCGGAGTCATGCCCCTCGAGGCGGCCCTGGAGCGGGCCCGGAGCGAGGGACTCGACCTCGTCGAGATCAGCCCCATGGCCAGTCCCCCGGTCTGCAAGCTGATGGACTACGGCAAGTTCAAGTACGAGGAGAAGAAGAAGGCCTCGGAATCGAAGCGTGCGCAGCTCAAGGTCGAGCTCAAGGAAGTGAAGCTCCGGCCGAAGACGGAGGAGCACGACTACGAGTTCAAGGTCCGCAACATGCGCCGGTTCATCGAGGACGGGAACAAGGCGAAGGTCGTCATCCAGTTCCGCGGCCGGGAAATCACGCACCGGGAGCAGGGCACCGCCATCCTGGAGGACGTGGCGAAGGACCTGAAGGATGTGGCGGTGATCGAACAGGCGCCCCGCATGGAAGGGCGTCTGATGTTCATGATCCTCGCGCCCACGCCCAAGGTCGCCCAGCGGGCCCGCGAGCTGGCACGGCAGGCCGCGTTGAGCGCCAAACGGACCTCGAACACCGAGAAGTCCGAGCCCGCCAGCGCCCCCGAGGCCAGCGTTCAGGATGCGCCCAGCCCGGCGCCCTGA
- the rpmG gene encoding 50S ribosomal protein L33, with the protein MPKGNRTIIHLVSTAGTGYAYTTTKNKRKSQEKLQLKKYDPRIRKHVLFVEGKP; encoded by the coding sequence ATGCCCAAGGGCAATCGCACCATCATCCATCTCGTCTCGACCGCGGGAACCGGCTACGCCTACACGACGACGAAGAACAAGCGGAAGTCGCAGGAGAAGCTCCAGCTCAAGAAGTACGACCCGCGCATCCGCAAGCACGTGTTGTTCGTGGAAGGCAAGCCATGA
- the rpmB gene encoding 50S ribosomal protein L28 — protein MSKVCQVTGKRPLVGNNVSHANNKTKTRSLPNIQSHRYWVPSLNRFVRLRVSAHGIRIINKRGIDRVVAEMLQRGEKL, from the coding sequence ATGTCCAAGGTCTGTCAGGTCACCGGGAAGCGCCCACTGGTGGGCAACAACGTCAGCCACGCGAACAACAAGACGAAGACGCGCTCGCTGCCGAACATCCAGAGCCACCGCTACTGGGTGCCGAGCCTCAACCGCTTCGTGCGGCTGCGCGTCAGCGCTCATGGCATCCGCATCATCAACAAGCGGGGCATCGATCGCGTGGTCGCGGAGATGCTCCAGCGGGGCGAGAAGCTCTGA